ACTGCCCCTATTTGAAGTAAACTTGTTTATTTAATCATATAATTTAAGGGTAATTAAGTACTTAGAAAACTGATGACATACTATGTGAATTTCAGTATTTAAAGCCACATATTGACTATGCTGATCTAGATTCTAGCAAACAAGATTTTTGGAAAAATAAAAGCTTACCTTGGAGGTCAATGATGGATTGATGATGAAACCAAGGAATTTTGGAAGGTGATCCAGCTTCAAAGCCAcaagttcaagaaactcaatctcatCATCCACTTCAGTTTTGTGGAAAACTGCCTCCATCTCTTTACACCCTGCTATGAGTATTCTATGAAGCTGGCTCAATCCTCTAGACATGGATACTGGAATGAAGTACTTTAACTTACCACATGATCGTATATTTACTTCTCTCAAGTTCCTGAAATATGAAAGCTGAATTTCTCGTGATCGTGGAACAATCTCTAGTGCATCAACTAAGAATTCTTGTCCAACACACTCATGAAAAGGTGTTCTCTTCATATCTGGAAAACCATAATCTTCTAGCTCATAGAGAACTTTCTTCAAATTCTGTACTTCTATCAAATTCAAGACTTCAGCTTTCCTCATCAACCAAGCACAGATCTCAGTTCCTTTGATATCACTTGCATCTCCTTCAAGATGCAACACATTCACTGAATCTCTGCCAATTAATGATCCGTATGCAAATTTGTGacctataaaaattttaaatcttattaaGTTTCTAAACACCAAATCTTTAGGCAAAATGGAGGCTTTTGGTACAGTAATTTCTAATGCAGTTATATGATGAGTCTCTAGCTCGCTGAGGCTTGCATTGGTTGTTTTTCCATCTTCCTTGGATTGCCACTTCATCATGAACTTGTCCGTCACATACAACTCTTCTAGTCTGGACAGCCCTAATAATAGGCCTGGTGGAATGTATCTCAGGTTAATGACGCCCCTCAAGTCCAGCAACCTTAGATTTTTCAGAAGTCCTATTTCTCCAGGCAACTCCTGTAAATAATAAGTAGCAATTTCGAGTATTTCTAGCTTCACTAGAGTGCCAATGGTATGCATCTCTTCTGACTTAAACTTCTCCAGACGCAAGGTTCGAAGATTCTTCAATACATCAAGTGATGATGGCAGTGATGGGATGCCCAAAGCCAAAGCTAGAACTTTGAGTTCTTTCATCCCTTCAAAAATGTTGTTTGGAAGGCTTTGTGATTGACAATCGTACAAAAGTTGTAAGAGTTCAAGCTTCGGACACTCAAAATCATTAGGGCGTTCAATGAATTTTTCACATACAAGAGAAATTGCAGTGCAATTTTTGTACCCAGCTTTCTCTTGCCACTCTTTTATTCTAGCATCGGTTTGTAACATGTACCATTGCTCATCTCTGGAGGCAATTGATATGGCTACATCACGGACAATATCATGCATTTTTACTGACTCATACCGTTTGTGATCACCTTCAAGCAATAAAAATGATTCTTTAAGTTCATAAATAAGCGCATAGACCCTATCTCTTGCTTGGTGCACATTATCAACATTTTTAAACAACCGTAGGCCCATTCCATATCTAACCAAATGTTCAACCCGAATATTGAAATCTTCGGGGAACAAGCTACAAAGCAAAAAACATAACTTGGCCTCTTCATGTTCCAAAAACTTGTAACTTAATTCAATTTTTGAAAACACATCTCCTGATACACCTTGCAGGTTAGAATTCTTTAGCTGCTGGAGCGCATCATCCCAAATGTTTCTCATTTTGTTTTTTAACGCCTTTGCAACAGTCACAATAGCAATAGGTAAGCCTCCACATTCATTGGCAATCTCAGTTGCCGTTTGATGCAAATCCTGGTCAATGGAAATGCTTGCAATCTCTCCAAAAAGATCCCAAGCTTCTTCATTTGTTAAAACATCCATAGGGAAATTCTTTTCACTTCCCAGTTTATTGCATACATCTTTGTTACGTGAAGTCAACATAATTGTGTGTCCCTTTCTCTCTCCCCTAGGTGGAAGTCCTATTCTTTCAAAATCCAACTCACTCCAAACATCATCCAATATTAAGAGAATCCTCTTACCACAGTTTATAAACCTCTGACGAAGCTTGCCTGCACTTGTTAACTCACTCTCATCGCACAATTTCAAACTCAAGCAAGATGCAATATCACATTGTATCTTTTTGATATTAGGAGTTTGGGACACTACTGCCATCGCAACCTCATCAAACAATTTCTCTCTTTCGATTCTTTGCACAAGCTTTTTTACCATTGTGGTTTTACCCACACCGCCAGTTCCACATATACTGATCATGGTGAGCTTGTCATCCTTCAATGCCTCCCAGACTTCATTCTTAATTGATTCCCTTGATTCAAAATCCCTAATGCCTTCAGTGATAAAGATGGATCCTATTTTTTCTGGAGGACCAGGATGGGCTATTTCACCGAATTTTGCAGCTTCCTGAAGCAGAGCAAGAACCTTTTTTGTCATCTTCTTAGCTTTCCTACTCAAGGAATAACGCAACTTTGGATCTGGACAGTGCCCGTTGAAACACTTGCCGATCACTTCGATGTCATTTTCAAGAAATTCTTTGCCCTTTTGACTGATTTCATCCACCTCCTTTTGCCACCAAATTACAGACGCAGAAATAATTTCCAAGTTCCTTTCAGCCTCACGCACACGAGGGTCCACCTCGATTGCCTTCTTATCAACCAGTTTCTTAAGCTCCTTTTCCAGCTTTTTTGTGTCAGTATTATAGGAAAATACGTGGCCAATCGATCCAGTGATTGGAGCCAGCAAAGTTTTTGCAATTTCACCTGCAACAGCACTTCCAATTGCAATACAGTACTCCATTTCTCTCACCCTTTCTCTATCTCTAGATCTGAAACATTTATGCAAATCTACAACAGTAAAATATGAGGAAAAAAAATTTGCAACTGCAGAAAAGCTAGTAAATCAAACGTATAGATAAATGGCTTTATCAAACAAGTGCAGCAAGAACAGTAAATCAAAGGATGAAAATAAGACATTGAAACCAGAGAAAAGTAAGAAAACTAAAACTTACAAATAGAGAAGAAAATGGCTTTATTGACAAAGTTTGTGTCTTCTTGATTAGCAAAGATGCAGTGATCTTCAAGAGAAATGAGAGGATTACTGAATGCATAAAAATCAAGCATACACATAAAGCAAGAGTCAAAGACAATACCTAGAAGATGTGCGAAAGGGGATCGTTCATTTCAATGCAGGATTAGACAAGGCCTTTGTCTACAGTTACaaattgaaatatataatatatattgcaggccaattgaataaaataaaatgtcaacataacatatttttgcattttagtccaaacatttcaattttttatttattgtccCAACTTTCAATTTGGTGCAATTTTAGCcaatttttcaaaatcaacatatAAACTTCAATTGTGGACATAAAACTCAATTATCTAATGAACcataattcaaattcaatttatttaattgaatttcataTATACAAATATTTCCATTTAATAACTAATTTCACTAAAATTGAAATTCATATGTTGGTTTTAAAATTTAGCTAACATTTCaaccaattaaaaaattaaaatacttgaattaaaatgcaaaaagttGTAAACATTAGAGCTCAGTTTGTTTGTGGAAAACAACTTGtatttggaaaatattttccatggAAAACATTTTCcccatggaaaatattttttaataaaataacttatttttcattaattaattttaatttaaaaaataaaatttattaacaaagtTATAGATAGAGGTCCTAATAAGATTTTCAAAATGCTTTTAAAAAAGAGCAAGTCATTTTCCATAAAATTACTTAAAAGAACATTTTTAGTAAAACAAACAGAGCCTAGGTCTTTTGTTCATTTAGCCtatattgcattatttcatttaaataatactaaaatGCAATGAAAATTAAGAGAGTAATAGGCTAGAAATCTTAATTAATATTGAAGAAATTGAGTGAAAAATCATCAGTATAAGAAACCAGACAGCAACTTCAACCCAAGATACCTAAATAGGACAAACCCCTAAACCCTTCACAAGAGAGAACATACAACCAAAGAAAACAGAAGAAAAGTTAAAATGCCTATTCAGCAAGAGAATCAACAAGATGTATAGCCACATAAGGGAAAAGGACCAAGAGACACTAGGAAAGAACCTGCAGTAAAAAGAGAACTCTTATGAAGCATCCGTACTTCAAGGACCCATAACAGCAGAAGGAGATCAAAATTTCCAGAAGCCATAACCCTCAATTGAAGAAACGGAGAGGCAATGTCCCTTGAGAAACAGAGAATCAAAGCTCCACCATTGAAGCAAACGTGCAtattcatctccttcatatatCAGGTatttgtataaaataaaaactgagACTCCTGCTCCACAGGAAGGCTTTTCTTCCTCCTTGTCAACCTGTCCTGGTGGGTTTTACTGCCAAATTAGGTTTTTTGTTGGCCCGCGCACTCACCGTATAGTATTTAGgataaattacaaaaaaaaaaaatatcagttTTGCGCCTTTTTCAAGAGAGGTACTATCCGTTAGCCTTTTCTCTCTAACGCGTCTCgcatttaaaaatcaattaaaataatttataattaaaataaattatattttaattcttaaaatttataaaaaaatataatttactccgtatatttctaaatttaattataaaagtttattttataataaataattctttaattataattcattcttatatttttataaatttatttttaaatacataatttatattttttataaactaatatctcatgtttattaaatttaatgtcttatatattttcacaataatttaataaaataaaaattaaattaagcgTATCTAtaaagtcaagaaattttttcatttaattttctcttattaatgatttatttatttttattaaattaggataaaaatgataaatttattatttaatttttattttatcatttttcatatatatataaatttaataaataaaaagattaatttataaatataaaaaatctattaataattataatatttaaagactaattaataaaaatataaagattaattttaattaaaatataaaagtttaattaagagattattttattaaataaataaaatttaaaaggttaaattaaaaaatatagagactaatatataatttttatttaacattaaagagtaaattataatttatcaataataaaaaatttattttattaacaacataaaaatatataaatctttttattataaattaaaatataaagttttatttaaaaatatgataaattatagggtaattttttataaatattctaaatatttaaaaaaatcgtaTTGTATAgtatttaattgaataaaatataattaatagtcataaaaataaaaataaagcaaatggCTTATAAATTGTCCTTCATcttcttctaatttttttttaattactattgCCTTTAAttagctttaatttttaaaaaaattacaataatttatgaaaatatcttttaaataatcatacttttttacatattaatattaaataatttaaaaattaataaaaatatatatgaaaaataaaaaattaatgttttattatggaaagaaagcaataaatattatttgatagATTTGAGATAATCTTAGTTAAATGCACCATTTTTATGTCATTTCATgagcttttttaatttttaattaagtgatattttattattttaatatgccattaatttttttttaatttattttttaataaataaaatatttttatataaaatcataatttacGGATTAGGAATATTCAATTCAAATCGAAAATATCAATccgaaaatttaatttgattttttatttaatttaatttgttttaaattttaattttaaaaattttaattatttaattttaatcgaaaaaactcaaaaaaattaaacagaactttatgataataatatattattttcaataatatagagattatatcgttgaaatatttcaattaaattttaaaatactaaaaatatagtgtaaaaaataaaaaatttattaaaaatttaaactgatcaaatcaaattagattggttcgatttaatttgatttctaactaaaatcaattcgatttgatttttataaatactaaaattttaatttttaatttattcagttcgattcaattttaaactgaaccgaccAAATGTTAACTCTAACTCCTctgcatatttatttattatctatatatatttaaagctagaaaaaaaaactctctttatttaatattttatttttgcaattttaaaaaaaattgaaatttattttgtttttcttgaTTATGATTGGATCAACATGGATTTCTTAAGTCTAaagtattaatataaatttatttatcattacTTATAACTTTGGAAAACTAAATTCACTGCACTTATatttataaagaataaaaaattaaataaataagataaataatCAATCTATTATATTCTTGAATATCAAAAAcacaatatatacatataatcctttaatttttttaagaaaaatatattcaatccattgattttttattttaaaatatttaaatgctACTTATTTATTCAACAATTAAATGTCATAATAATGAATATTATCTACTTGTTTAAAATGAATCAATGGTTGGATATatgataaaagaattaaaataaagtgctatttttcttttgaaatatatttttatttaaattaaaatgctatttttttaaatatatgaaatttctctaatttaataataaatagtcTTAATCCATGTGTATTGCAAGTTTGATATtcgttataatataaataaattatatttatgaatatatatttattatacataTGTATTCACAGATTTAATTTGGTGGTAAGTTCATTTgagtaaatttaagaaattttaaattttactctcTCAATTCGCAATTCCCATatatgtaattattattattatttaaaaattttatatattactttttattcttttaatatttaaatgtgttattttagtatttatatataactcaaaatttaaattttttactaacgttaaattaatttaaataataaaataattatctacttaatttattattcactataaatttaaattcagttataaaattatcatctacttataaatttaaatatatataaattttaaattttattcactttaaattaatttaaataataaaatcattatctacctaaattttaattatatacttaaataaatatagattttacatattatatattcataattaaattttttaaatgttaaaatttatattaaattcaaaataagtttataataattattacttatagctatattaatatttatattattttaatttaattaaaaaatatttttaatttttattataaattatagctcatcagttattataatatatataaaaatagctGTAGTAGATAAATCATAGTCACAAAATCTTAATTACAAGGAAATATCTCAATTTTTCTCAAATtgaatttatgtattttttgttttttcaaacAATAGCATTAAAgaattcaaattcatttaaaacGTGTGAtgacatattttaatttttttttaatttaattcatacaatctattaattttaaatttaatattataaaatatatttataatgtatttttcaattgTAATATAACTATACTACAAAATAAACTTTGTATCTTattatttccttttatttttgaatattaattttattttctttttattttaaaattatattttattaataaaattaacttaaataaaaaatttaaattttaaataatattattattaattataaatttaagggcattattgataattttaatatttccatCTCTTTTCAcatatagaataaatatatataactaattgttatattaaaagagattattttattaatataattttcttttacagTAAAATAAACTATGTACTTACATTATATTATATcattaaatcataaattaataattttttaaaaattatgtttcaataaaatttaattaattacatatataatgattagcttaacttaaattaatttaaaaataaatattatttaataataaattttcaatttaaaaaagacATCAATCTAATcgattcaaaatttatttattttaaaaaaaaaattgttatct
The genomic region above belongs to Manihot esculenta cultivar AM560-2 chromosome 3, M.esculenta_v8, whole genome shotgun sequence and contains:
- the LOC110611952 gene encoding uncharacterized protein LOC110611952 isoform X1, whose amino-acid sequence is MKEMNMHVCFNGGALILCFSRDIASPFLQLRVMASGNFDLLLLLWVLEVRMLHKSSLFTADHCIFANQEDTNFVNKAIFFSIYLHKCFRSRDRERVREMEYCIAIGSAVAGEIAKTLLAPITGSIGHVFSYNTDTKKLEKELKKLVDKKAIEVDPRVREAERNLEIISASVIWWQKEVDEISQKGKEFLENDIEVIGKCFNGHCPDPKLRYSLSRKAKKMTKKVLALLQEAAKFGEIAHPGPPEKIGSIFITEGIRDFESRESIKNEVWEALKDDKLTMISICGTGGVGKTTMVKKLVQRIEREKLFDEVAMAVVSQTPNIKKIQCDIASCLSLKLCDESELTSAGKLRQRFINCGKRILLILDDVWSELDFERIGLPPRGERKGHTIMLTSRNKDVCNKLGSEKNFPMDVLTNEEAWDLFGEIASISIDQDLHQTATEIANECGGLPIAIVTVAKALKNKMRNIWDDALQQLKNSNLQGVSGDVFSKIELSYKFLEHEEAKLCFLLCSLFPEDFNIRVEHLVRYGMGLRLFKNVDNVHQARDRVYALIYELKESFLLLEGDHKRYESVKMHDIVRDVAISIASRDEQWYMLQTDARIKEWQEKAGYKNCTAISLVCEKFIERPNDFECPKLELLQLLYDCQSQSLPNNIFEGMKELKVLALALGIPSLPSSLDVLKNLRTLRLEKFKSEEMHTIGTLVKLEILEIATYYLQELPGEIGLLKNLRLLDLRGVINLRYIPPGLLLGLSRLEELYVTDKFMMKWQSKEDGKTTNASLSELETHHITALEITVPKASILPKDLVFRNLIRFKIFIGHKFAYGSLIGRDSVNVLHLEGDASDIKGTEICAWLMRKAEVLNLIEVQNLKKVLYELEDYGFPDMKRTPFHECVGQEFLVDALEIVPRSREIQLSYFRNLREVNIRSCGKLKYFIPVSMSRGLSQLHRILIAGCKEMEAVFHKTEVDDEIEFLELVALKLDHLPKFLGFIINPSLTSKDIEQPGTTQMDNRTETKYRQNQERTGLVEMISTLFSSLCPRLPNLQELNLDSCGLLTRLFPPSVAQQLVQLKKLIIRGCPEMEYIVAEPQEEEKNKRISKIVFPNLILLDFHELPKLVAFCPDSHISFDWLSLKELRLICCPEMKTTCVTIPSSSTLNKSFDQSDIIGGKKIMPPGGSFNRALVRRGREQQNFSSRKDIYQPGTFQMNNENLHSSIEPVDMISILLPSNRLRLQNLQMLHLGACDSVKVIFPPSVAQQLVQLQYLNIRMCSAVEYIVAETEEQEKNKGTNKIVFPNLSLIELVRLPKLVAFCPDVHVSFACPLLKRLNLYSCPNMKTLCFAIPSSTVLNGSVDHIPSNNGLDGKPICSSIVRGVLRRGRKQKYVSRNEVLLIKNEEEDPSVSHIDEKREACYAFPSKLIEGFPNLENLRVENSDALEVIFSFKGLILQEYHTSTGILNSLKELQLSSLSKLMHIWFKIPLEVSAFRNLQVLKIISCDNLTYLFSPYLVKLLVMLQQIEVTSCQRMMEIIAKEDEEEQEANMDKIVFPQLTSLIFANLPNLKSFYSGTYALELPKLEKLKIRDENYPLIGDLNATVKKAMLTRILTHCKKTLRRTEDGQESEGHLSNIRVLEVEKCENLVNLIPFNFVECLQKLEKLSVCNCGSLMEMFEYQGMDTEGGNFVTFPCLEEVHLADLPKLMHIFNKIPENFIGFQKLIKLQFHTCGSLRNIFSVIVAKGLVQLQELDIKSCNMLEEIIVAEEDEKEDQSNKEKIVLPQLRSLRLRNLPNLKSFYNGIYALEFPLLEILNFWVCNGMKTFSYGSLSMPKLKEVKINYGFHQLTGSPDLNATMSQLLYMKKEELDVTMEEPDTIFRRNYRRGLTKAYRGYRG
- the LOC110611952 gene encoding uncharacterized protein LOC110611952 isoform X2 yields the protein MKEMNMHVCFNGGALILCFSRDIASPFLQLRVMASGNFDLLLLLWVLEVRMLHKSSLFTADLHKCFRSRDRERVREMEYCIAIGSAVAGEIAKTLLAPITGSIGHVFSYNTDTKKLEKELKKLVDKKAIEVDPRVREAERNLEIISASVIWWQKEVDEISQKGKEFLENDIEVIGKCFNGHCPDPKLRYSLSRKAKKMTKKVLALLQEAAKFGEIAHPGPPEKIGSIFITEGIRDFESRESIKNEVWEALKDDKLTMISICGTGGVGKTTMVKKLVQRIEREKLFDEVAMAVVSQTPNIKKIQCDIASCLSLKLCDESELTSAGKLRQRFINCGKRILLILDDVWSELDFERIGLPPRGERKGHTIMLTSRNKDVCNKLGSEKNFPMDVLTNEEAWDLFGEIASISIDQDLHQTATEIANECGGLPIAIVTVAKALKNKMRNIWDDALQQLKNSNLQGVSGDVFSKIELSYKFLEHEEAKLCFLLCSLFPEDFNIRVEHLVRYGMGLRLFKNVDNVHQARDRVYALIYELKESFLLLEGDHKRYESVKMHDIVRDVAISIASRDEQWYMLQTDARIKEWQEKAGYKNCTAISLVCEKFIERPNDFECPKLELLQLLYDCQSQSLPNNIFEGMKELKVLALALGIPSLPSSLDVLKNLRTLRLEKFKSEEMHTIGTLVKLEILEIATYYLQELPGEIGLLKNLRLLDLRGVINLRYIPPGLLLGLSRLEELYVTDKFMMKWQSKEDGKTTNASLSELETHHITALEITVPKASILPKDLVFRNLIRFKIFIGHKFAYGSLIGRDSVNVLHLEGDASDIKGTEICAWLMRKAEVLNLIEVQNLKKVLYELEDYGFPDMKRTPFHECVGQEFLVDALEIVPRSREIQLSYFRNLREVNIRSCGKLKYFIPVSMSRGLSQLHRILIAGCKEMEAVFHKTEVDDEIEFLELVALKLDHLPKFLGFIINPSLTSKDIEQPGTTQMDNRTETKYRQNQERTGLVEMISTLFSSLCPRLPNLQELNLDSCGLLTRLFPPSVAQQLVQLKKLIIRGCPEMEYIVAEPQEEEKNKRISKIVFPNLILLDFHELPKLVAFCPDSHISFDWLSLKELRLICCPEMKTTCVTIPSSSTLNKSFDQSDIIGGKKIMPPGGSFNRALVRRGREQQNFSSRKDIYQPGTFQMNNENLHSSIEPVDMISILLPSNRLRLQNLQMLHLGACDSVKVIFPPSVAQQLVQLQYLNIRMCSAVEYIVAETEEQEKNKGTNKIVFPNLSLIELVRLPKLVAFCPDVHVSFACPLLKRLNLYSCPNMKTLCFAIPSSTVLNGSVDHIPSNNGLDGKPICSSIVRGVLRRGRKQKYVSRNEVLLIKNEEEDPSVSHIDEKREACYAFPSKLIEGFPNLENLRVENSDALEVIFSFKGLILQEYHTSTGILNSLKELQLSSLSKLMHIWFKIPLEVSAFRNLQVLKIISCDNLTYLFSPYLVKLLVMLQQIEVTSCQRMMEIIAKEDEEEQEANMDKIVFPQLTSLIFANLPNLKSFYSGTYALELPKLEKLKIRDENYPLIGDLNATVKKAMLTRILTHCKKTLRRTEDGQESEGHLSNIRVLEVEKCENLVNLIPFNFVECLQKLEKLSVCNCGSLMEMFEYQGMDTEGGNFVTFPCLEEVHLADLPKLMHIFNKIPENFIGFQKLIKLQFHTCGSLRNIFSVIVAKGLVQLQELDIKSCNMLEEIIVAEEDEKEDQSNKEKIVLPQLRSLRLRNLPNLKSFYNGIYALEFPLLEILNFWVCNGMKTFSYGSLSMPKLKEVKINYGFHQLTGSPDLNATMSQLLYMKKEELDVTMEEPDTIFRRNYRRGLTKAYRGYRG
- the LOC110611952 gene encoding uncharacterized protein LOC110611952 isoform X3 — its product is MEYCIAIGSAVAGEIAKTLLAPITGSIGHVFSYNTDTKKLEKELKKLVDKKAIEVDPRVREAERNLEIISASVIWWQKEVDEISQKGKEFLENDIEVIGKCFNGHCPDPKLRYSLSRKAKKMTKKVLALLQEAAKFGEIAHPGPPEKIGSIFITEGIRDFESRESIKNEVWEALKDDKLTMISICGTGGVGKTTMVKKLVQRIEREKLFDEVAMAVVSQTPNIKKIQCDIASCLSLKLCDESELTSAGKLRQRFINCGKRILLILDDVWSELDFERIGLPPRGERKGHTIMLTSRNKDVCNKLGSEKNFPMDVLTNEEAWDLFGEIASISIDQDLHQTATEIANECGGLPIAIVTVAKALKNKMRNIWDDALQQLKNSNLQGVSGDVFSKIELSYKFLEHEEAKLCFLLCSLFPEDFNIRVEHLVRYGMGLRLFKNVDNVHQARDRVYALIYELKESFLLLEGDHKRYESVKMHDIVRDVAISIASRDEQWYMLQTDARIKEWQEKAGYKNCTAISLVCEKFIERPNDFECPKLELLQLLYDCQSQSLPNNIFEGMKELKVLALALGIPSLPSSLDVLKNLRTLRLEKFKSEEMHTIGTLVKLEILEIATYYLQELPGEIGLLKNLRLLDLRGVINLRYIPPGLLLGLSRLEELYVTDKFMMKWQSKEDGKTTNASLSELETHHITALEITVPKASILPKDLVFRNLIRFKIFIGHKFAYGSLIGRDSVNVLHLEGDASDIKGTEICAWLMRKAEVLNLIEVQNLKKVLYELEDYGFPDMKRTPFHECVGQEFLVDALEIVPRSREIQLSYFRNLREVNIRSCGKLKYFIPVSMSRGLSQLHRILIAGCKEMEAVFHKTEVDDEIEFLELVALKLDHLPKFLGFIINPSLTSKDIEQPGTTQMDNRTETKYRQNQERTGLVEMISTLFSSLCPRLPNLQELNLDSCGLLTRLFPPSVAQQLVQLKKLIIRGCPEMEYIVAEPQEEEKNKRISKIVFPNLILLDFHELPKLVAFCPDSHISFDWLSLKELRLICCPEMKTTCVTIPSSSTLNKSFDQSDIIGGKKIMPPGGSFNRALVRRGREQQNFSSRKDIYQPGTFQMNNENLHSSIEPVDMISILLPSNRLRLQNLQMLHLGACDSVKVIFPPSVAQQLVQLQYLNIRMCSAVEYIVAETEEQEKNKGTNKIVFPNLSLIELVRLPKLVAFCPDVHVSFACPLLKRLNLYSCPNMKTLCFAIPSSTVLNGSVDHIPSNNGLDGKPICSSIVRGVLRRGRKQKYVSRNEVLLIKNEEEDPSVSHIDEKREACYAFPSKLIEGFPNLENLRVENSDALEVIFSFKGLILQEYHTSTGILNSLKELQLSSLSKLMHIWFKIPLEVSAFRNLQVLKIISCDNLTYLFSPYLVKLLVMLQQIEVTSCQRMMEIIAKEDEEEQEANMDKIVFPQLTSLIFANLPNLKSFYSGTYALELPKLEKLKIRDENYPLIGDLNATVKKAMLTRILTHCKKTLRRTEDGQESEGHLSNIRVLEVEKCENLVNLIPFNFVECLQKLEKLSVCNCGSLMEMFEYQGMDTEGGNFVTFPCLEEVHLADLPKLMHIFNKIPENFIGFQKLIKLQFHTCGSLRNIFSVIVAKGLVQLQELDIKSCNMLEEIIVAEEDEKEDQSNKEKIVLPQLRSLRLRNLPNLKSFYNGIYALEFPLLEILNFWVCNGMKTFSYGSLSMPKLKEVKINYGFHQLTGSPDLNATMSQLLYMKKEELDVTMEEPDTIFRRNYRRGLTKAYRGYRG